A window from Leptothermofonsia sichuanensis E412 encodes these proteins:
- the mtnA gene encoding S-methyl-5-thioribose-1-phosphate isomerase gives MAPPNQVYPVIWNDESSVDTLHGRVLLIDQTRLPNEYAVVDIHRYEDMAWAIETMIVRGAPAIGVAAAYGMYLGAREIKTTDRSEFLTQLEQVARRLRATRPTAVNLFWAIDRMLKTAQRTLGSVEHLKATLLEMAKTINADDLRTCQQIGDYGLAALPSNPEQLRILTHCNAGALATAGYGTALGVVRSAWNAGRLERVFADETRPRLQGAKLTAWECVQEGIPVTVITDNMAAHCMQQGMIDVVVVGADRIAANGDTANKIGTYSLALVARAHHIPFFVAAPLSTIDFEISNGSQIPIEERHPGEIYKVGETLLCPAGADFYNPAFDVTPADLITGIITEYGVVAPVNLKDQLAAESGVLDRKISFLEDA, from the coding sequence ATGGCTCCACCAAACCAAGTTTATCCGGTTATCTGGAATGATGAGTCTTCAGTGGACACGCTGCATGGACGTGTTCTGTTGATAGACCAGACCCGCCTGCCCAATGAATATGCTGTGGTTGATATCCATCGCTATGAAGATATGGCCTGGGCGATTGAAACGATGATTGTCCGAGGTGCTCCGGCGATCGGGGTGGCGGCTGCCTATGGAATGTACCTGGGAGCAAGAGAAATTAAAACGACTGATCGCAGTGAATTTTTGACCCAACTGGAACAGGTGGCACGGCGACTGCGAGCAACTCGTCCAACGGCGGTGAACCTGTTTTGGGCGATCGACCGAATGCTGAAAACTGCCCAGCGCACCCTGGGATCCGTTGAGCACTTGAAAGCCACTCTGCTGGAAATGGCTAAAACTATCAATGCGGATGATTTACGCACCTGTCAGCAGATTGGCGATTATGGATTAGCCGCCCTGCCCTCCAACCCCGAACAACTCCGAATTCTCACCCACTGTAACGCGGGGGCACTGGCAACGGCTGGCTATGGGACGGCTCTGGGGGTTGTTCGTTCTGCCTGGAATGCCGGTCGTCTAGAGCGAGTTTTTGCTGATGAAACTCGTCCTCGCTTGCAAGGAGCCAAGCTAACTGCCTGGGAATGTGTTCAGGAGGGGATTCCGGTCACTGTGATTACAGACAACATGGCGGCTCATTGCATGCAGCAAGGAATGATTGATGTGGTAGTGGTGGGAGCCGATCGCATTGCCGCCAACGGGGATACTGCCAACAAAATTGGCACCTATAGTCTGGCGCTGGTTGCCAGAGCGCACCATATTCCCTTCTTTGTGGCTGCCCCCCTTTCAACCATTGACTTTGAGATTTCAAACGGTAGCCAGATTCCCATTGAAGAACGCCATCCGGGTGAAATTTACAAAGTCGGTGAAACCTTACTCTGCCCTGCGGGTGCCGATTTCTACAATCCTGCCTTTGATGTGACCCCTGCCGATCTGATTACAGGTATCATCACAGAGTATGGCGTGGTGGCACCTGTAAACTTAAAAGATCAACTGGCGGCTGAAAGTGGTGTTCTGGATAGAAAGATATCGTTTTTAGAGGATGCCTGA
- a CDS encoding Uma2 family endonuclease, producing MSVIRQPIEQVDPPRSPRETLPTMYDLPSEDPEEPGLPDEFHLWQAELCSATFRPPTFSPEQVFVASDLNLYYDPTHTGWYKRPDWFAVVGVPRLYEERDLRLSYVIWQEGVRPIVAIEFLSPGTRDEDLGQRQPRGPQPTKWQVYEQVLGIPYYIVFDRYNDELQAFQLAGNQYQPQVLTNSRIWLPSLELGLGLWQGEFRGLNRLWLRWFDSNGNWIPLEAELERQRAEQERQRAEQERQRAERLAERLRQAGIDPNEI from the coding sequence ATGTCTGTCATCAGGCAACCGATTGAGCAGGTCGATCCGCCGCGATCGCCCAGAGAAACCCTGCCCACCATGTATGACCTGCCTAGCGAAGATCCGGAGGAACCCGGTTTGCCCGACGAGTTTCACCTGTGGCAGGCAGAGTTGTGCAGCGCAACTTTCCGCCCGCCAACCTTCTCCCCCGAACAGGTGTTTGTTGCCAGTGACCTGAACCTGTACTATGACCCGACCCATACAGGCTGGTATAAGCGACCCGATTGGTTTGCCGTCGTAGGAGTACCCCGGCTTTACGAAGAACGGGACCTGCGATTGAGTTATGTGATCTGGCAGGAAGGGGTACGTCCAATTGTGGCGATCGAGTTTCTCTCACCCGGTACCCGTGATGAAGACCTGGGGCAACGGCAACCGCGTGGACCACAGCCCACAAAATGGCAGGTCTATGAGCAGGTGTTAGGGATTCCCTATTACATCGTGTTCGATCGCTACAACGATGAGTTGCAGGCATTTCAGTTAGCAGGCAATCAGTACCAGCCACAAGTGCTGACTAACTCCAGAATTTGGCTACCAAGTCTGGAACTTGGGCTGGGCTTATGGCAGGGCGAGTTTCGAGGGCTAAATCGGTTGTGGTTACGCTGGTTTGACAGCAACGGAAATTGGATTCCCCTGGAAGCCGAACTGGAACGACAACGAGCAGAGCAGGAACGACAACGAGCAGAGCAGGAACGACAACGAGCAGAACGGCTGGCAGAGCGATTGCGCCAGGCAGGAATTGATCCGAATGAGATATAG
- the egtD gene encoding L-histidine N(alpha)-methyltransferase, translating into MTIGQQENARLRWIMLNSSEAVVDDGVDIIQGLQENPKTLPCRYFYDDRGSQLFEQITDLPEYYPTRTEQSILATHALEIAQLTGSCELVELGSGSSRKTRILLEAYNTVHQELQYCPIDVSAGILKTTALELLCSYPRLKLCGLAGTYEQALAQLPARELENRMLIFLGSTIGNLNTQECDRFLSRIQQALKPGEFFLLGVDLQKDIAIVEAAYNDAQGITAEFNLNILNHLNWRFQGNFNLHQFEHRAFYNPIEHQIEMHLRSLEPQIAKLEALDFQVAFDAGETIHTEISRKFHLPTLLELLEAHALKPLQTWTDPNAWFGLILCQRQCVGVECP; encoded by the coding sequence GTGACCATTGGACAACAGGAAAACGCTCGTCTCCGCTGGATTATGCTCAACTCTTCTGAAGCCGTAGTGGATGACGGAGTTGATATTATTCAGGGGTTACAGGAAAATCCTAAAACGCTTCCCTGTCGGTATTTTTATGACGATCGCGGCTCCCAACTATTTGAGCAAATTACCGATCTGCCAGAGTATTATCCCACCCGAACTGAACAGTCCATTCTGGCAACCCATGCCCTTGAAATTGCGCAACTCACAGGTTCTTGTGAACTGGTTGAACTGGGTAGTGGCAGCTCTCGTAAAACCCGCATCCTGCTGGAAGCCTACAACACCGTGCATCAGGAACTGCAATATTGCCCCATTGATGTCAGTGCCGGTATTTTAAAGACCACTGCTCTGGAATTGCTGTGCTCCTATCCCCGATTGAAATTGTGTGGACTGGCTGGTACCTATGAACAGGCCCTTGCCCAACTGCCTGCCAGGGAGTTGGAAAATCGAATGCTGATCTTTTTGGGTAGTACCATTGGCAACTTAAACACCCAGGAGTGCGATCGCTTTCTCAGCCGAATTCAGCAAGCCCTCAAGCCCGGTGAGTTCTTTCTGCTGGGGGTTGATCTGCAAAAAGACATCGCCATCGTTGAAGCTGCCTATAACGACGCTCAGGGGATTACGGCTGAATTTAATCTGAACATATTGAATCATCTCAACTGGCGATTTCAGGGAAATTTCAATCTGCATCAGTTTGAACACCGGGCATTCTACAATCCGATTGAACATCAGATTGAAATGCATCTTCGTAGCCTGGAACCCCAGATCGCAAAGTTAGAGGCCCTTGATTTTCAGGTTGCTTTTGATGCGGGGGAAACCATCCACACGGAAATCTCTCGCAAGTTCCACCTGCCCACCCTGCTGGAACTGCTGGAAGCCCATGCGCTCAAACCGCTGCAAACCTGGACCGACCCCAATGCCTGGTTTGGTCTGATTCTATGCCAGCGCCAATGTGTCGGGGTTGAGTGTCCTTAG
- a CDS encoding WD40 repeat domain-containing protein produces the protein MLISTSERLGDNTDKDVVKALHKARRGTKFLSALGVFVVQPELWFNLKLVGYFRQPALSVLMALSRFGISMDGNSKAGRAITLKGHSDSVNSVKFSPNGTTVISASADKTVKFWNAETLSFDQLVVQGCCWIQNYLKFNPDVKESDRHLCDGVKD, from the coding sequence ATGCTTATTAGTACGTCTGAACGCTTAGGGGATAATACTGATAAGGACGTTGTCAAAGCCCTCCATAAGGCACGAAGGGGCACAAAGTTTCTCAGTGCGCTTGGTGTCTTTGTGGTTCAACCTGAATTGTGGTTCAACCTGAAACTGGTGGGTTATTTTCGCCAACCTGCACTATCAGTTCTGATGGCACTATCAAGATTTGGAATCTCAATGGACGGGAACTCAAAAGCTGGCAGGGCCATTACTTTAAAGGGGCATAGTGATAGCGTGAACAGTGTAAAATTCAGCCCCAATGGCACAACAGTTATCTCTGCCAGTGCAGACAAAACGGTGAAATTCTGGAATGCTGAAACGCTGAGTTTTGATCAGCTTGTCGTGCAAGGTTGCTGCTGGATACAAAATTATCTGAAATTCAATCCCGATGTGAAGGAGAGCGATCGCCACTTATGCGATGGAGTCAAAGATTAG
- a CDS encoding sugar transferase — MITTPDLSSVLYSRLLEYQQELGSSTQASLPVPPSPSGQDRIHQVHPSATSKIKRVVDVVGSLVGLTITAVVTVPIAIAIQFDNPGPIFYSQIRCGLKGKPFRIWKFRSMVMNADKLKHMVNNEAKGGIFKNRNDPRVTRIGRFLRRTSLDELPQFWNVLMGDMSLVGTRPPTVDEVIGYKRHHWERLNVKPGITGEWQVNGRSEVTDFEEIVKMDVAYQKKWSIFYDLYLILRTIQVVLNKQGAC, encoded by the coding sequence GTGATTACTACACCCGACCTCTCCTCTGTTCTCTACTCAAGGTTGCTTGAGTATCAGCAAGAACTGGGTTCTTCTACCCAGGCTTCCCTGCCGGTGCCACCCTCACCATCCGGGCAAGACCGCATCCATCAGGTTCATCCATCTGCTACCAGCAAAATTAAGCGAGTCGTTGATGTAGTAGGGTCTCTGGTTGGTCTGACAATAACGGCAGTTGTGACCGTTCCCATAGCGATCGCAATCCAGTTCGATAATCCCGGTCCCATTTTTTACAGTCAAATTCGATGCGGATTAAAGGGTAAACCCTTTCGGATCTGGAAGTTCCGTTCAATGGTGATGAATGCCGACAAGCTCAAGCACATGGTCAACAATGAAGCAAAAGGCGGCATCTTTAAAAACAGAAACGATCCTCGTGTCACTCGTATCGGGCGTTTTCTGCGTCGGACCAGCCTGGATGAGCTTCCTCAGTTCTGGAATGTACTCATGGGCGATATGAGTCTGGTTGGCACTCGCCCACCCACGGTGGATGAAGTCATTGGCTATAAACGACATCACTGGGAACGCTTAAATGTAAAGCCAGGAATTACTGGCGAGTGGCAGGTTAATGGCCGTTCTGAGGTAACGGATTTTGAGGAAATTGTAAAAATGGACGTTGCCTATCAGAAAAAGTGGTCGATTTTCTATGACCTGTACCTGATCTTAAGAACCATTCAGGTGGTGCTGAACAAGCAAGGAGCCTGTTAG
- the pgsA gene encoding CDP-diacylglycerol--glycerol-3-phosphate 3-phosphatidyltransferase, which produces MNLPTWITVSRLMAVPFLLYGLHSPTPEGRWLVLVVFLVAAGTDWLDGYLARRLNQVTDLGKFLDPLVDKFLVLAPLLALIELGQVPAWGVFLILARELAIAGWRVNPNLQGSSEIQGANLWGKLKTVSQIGAIALLIAPLSEGWHLPSLIAFWISVALTLISGAIYLFPPQGGSAPVREAQREYQK; this is translated from the coding sequence ATGAATCTACCTACCTGGATCACGGTGTCTCGTCTGATGGCGGTACCGTTTCTGCTTTATGGTTTACACAGCCCCACACCAGAGGGGCGCTGGCTGGTATTGGTTGTATTTCTGGTGGCGGCTGGAACAGATTGGTTGGACGGTTACCTTGCCCGCCGACTAAACCAGGTAACGGACCTGGGTAAGTTCCTTGACCCGCTGGTTGATAAGTTTTTAGTCCTGGCTCCGCTACTGGCGTTGATTGAGTTGGGCCAGGTACCTGCCTGGGGAGTGTTTCTTATCCTGGCAAGAGAGCTGGCGATCGCAGGCTGGCGGGTAAACCCCAATCTGCAAGGCAGTTCAGAGATTCAGGGTGCAAATCTCTGGGGTAAACTCAAAACCGTAAGCCAGATTGGGGCGATCGCACTCTTGATTGCCCCCCTCTCAGAGGGGTGGCACCTTCCTTCTCTGATTGCTTTCTGGATTTCTGTCGCCCTGACTCTGATTTCGGGAGCAATCTATCTGTTTCCGCCCCAGGGAGGGAGCGCTCCAGTCAGGGAAGCTCAACGGGAGTACCAGAAGTAA
- the purS gene encoding phosphoribosylformylglycinamidine synthase subunit PurS codes for MTLTRKYQAHIYVTLRPSVLDPAGTAVQSGLKHMGYENIDQVRIGKFIEVRLSAEDEEAAREQLDRACDQLLANPVIENYRIELQELSTAAGTGA; via the coding sequence ATGACGCTAACTCGTAAGTATCAGGCTCACATCTATGTTACTCTCCGACCGTCTGTTCTTGACCCTGCCGGGACAGCCGTGCAGTCTGGGTTAAAACATATGGGGTATGAAAACATTGATCAGGTGCGGATTGGTAAGTTTATTGAGGTGAGATTGAGTGCAGAGGATGAAGAAGCTGCCCGTGAACAGTTAGATCGTGCCTGTGACCAGCTTCTGGCGAACCCGGTAATTGAAAATTATCGGATTGAACTTCAGGAATTGTCTACAGCAGCAGGAACAGGGGCATAG
- a CDS encoding Fur family transcriptional regulator has product MKTHRTRSQERILNLLKTLKRSISAQDLYVELRNREQSMGLATVYRALEALKLEGLVQTRTVSGGGEALYSLVQEDRHHLTCLQCGGIIPIDGCPIHELEAQLNQSYQFKIYYHMLEFFGLCTQCQTANAARDSAS; this is encoded by the coding sequence ATGAAAACCCACCGTACCCGCAGTCAGGAGAGAATTCTTAATCTGTTGAAAACACTGAAACGATCTATTTCAGCTCAGGATCTCTATGTCGAGTTGCGAAATCGTGAACAGAGCATGGGACTGGCCACCGTTTATCGCGCCCTGGAAGCGCTGAAACTCGAGGGGTTAGTCCAGACGCGAACTGTTTCAGGTGGCGGTGAAGCGCTTTATAGCCTGGTACAGGAAGACCGGCATCACCTGACGTGTTTGCAATGTGGTGGCATCATTCCGATTGATGGGTGCCCGATTCACGAACTGGAGGCTCAACTGAACCAGTCATACCAGTTCAAAATTTATTACCACATGCTGGAGTTTTTTGGGCTATGTACCCAATGCCAGACGGCAAACGCCGCCAGGGACTCTGCCAGCTAA
- a CDS encoding glucose-1-phosphate adenylyltransferase yields the protein MKKVLAIILGGGAGTRLYPLTKQRAKPAVPIAGKYRLIDIPVSNCINSEIYKIYVLTQFNSASLNRHIARAYNFSGFNDGFVEVLAAQQTPENPNWFQGTADAVRQYLWLFQDWDVSEYLILSGDHLYRMDYADFVRRHRETGADITISVVPMDNSRASDFGLMKIDAEGRVINFSEKPKGDALKAMAVDTTILGLSETQARQFPFIASMGIYVFKKEVMAELLRKSPEQTDFGKEIIPSCSDSHNIQAYLFNDYWEDIGTIAAFYEANLALTQQPRPPFSFYDEKAPIYTRTRFLPPSKLLDCHIRESIISEGCILKNCSVTHSVLGVRSRVEAGSIIEDALIMGADYYQPFAERQNGENGNSKHPAIGIGADTIVRRAIVDKNARIGSNVKIINKDRVEESERENLGFYIRSGIVVVLKNAVIPDGTVI from the coding sequence GTGAAAAAAGTATTAGCAATCATTTTGGGTGGTGGTGCAGGGACTCGCCTCTACCCGTTGACCAAGCAACGGGCTAAGCCAGCAGTCCCAATTGCAGGCAAGTATCGACTGATCGATATTCCCGTCAGTAACTGTATCAATTCGGAGATTTACAAAATCTACGTTTTGACTCAGTTCAACTCTGCCTCGCTGAACCGCCATATTGCTCGCGCCTACAACTTTAGTGGGTTTAATGACGGGTTTGTTGAGGTACTGGCAGCCCAGCAAACGCCAGAAAATCCAAACTGGTTCCAGGGTACAGCCGATGCAGTACGCCAATATCTCTGGTTGTTCCAGGATTGGGATGTCAGTGAGTACCTGATTTTGTCAGGAGATCATCTTTACCGGATGGATTATGCCGACTTTGTGCGCCGTCACCGGGAAACGGGGGCAGATATTACCATTTCTGTGGTGCCCATGGACAACAGCCGCGCTTCAGACTTTGGCTTAATGAAAATTGATGCTGAAGGGCGGGTGATTAATTTTAGTGAAAAGCCAAAGGGGGATGCCCTGAAGGCAATGGCCGTGGATACCACGATTCTGGGCCTGTCTGAGACGCAAGCCAGGCAGTTTCCTTTCATTGCCTCAATGGGGATCTACGTCTTTAAGAAGGAAGTCATGGCAGAACTGTTGCGGAAATCTCCCGAACAGACTGACTTTGGTAAGGAAATCATCCCATCCTGTTCAGACAGTCATAATATTCAGGCATATCTGTTCAACGACTACTGGGAAGATATTGGGACGATCGCTGCCTTTTATGAGGCGAATCTGGCACTGACTCAGCAACCCCGTCCTCCCTTCAGTTTCTATGACGAAAAAGCACCCATATACACACGGACTCGCTTTTTGCCTCCCAGCAAGCTATTAGATTGCCACATTCGGGAGTCAATCATCAGCGAAGGTTGTATCCTCAAAAATTGCTCGGTGACTCATTCAGTACTGGGAGTGCGATCGCGGGTAGAAGCTGGCAGCATCATTGAAGATGCACTGATTATGGGTGCTGATTACTACCAGCCCTTTGCCGAACGGCAGAACGGCGAGAATGGCAATAGTAAACACCCTGCCATTGGCATCGGGGCAGACACGATCGTTCGCCGTGCCATTGTGGACAAAAATGCCCGGATCGGCTCCAACGTGAAAATTATTAACAAAGACCGGGTTGAAGAGTCCGAGCGAGAAAATTTGGGTTTCTATATCCGCAGTGGCATCGTCGTGGTGCTGAAGAATGCTGTGATTCCAGATGGAACAGTGATTTAA
- a CDS encoding DUF4351 domain-containing protein, producing the protein MFFDNLCKLLSEKYPDRFINWLLGETPASVTVLKTELSIKPIRADSITLLQTDQRIVHLEFQTRLESDPPLPLRMLDYWVRLHRLYRLPVTQIVVLLLPPSDLSEIETTFTLESTHHVYQVLRLWEQDPEIFLKDAALLPFASLTAASDPIQLLQRVAQTVSEIESVQQRQEVSGYVQLLAGLKFDRQLIRQVFVEGIMRESVIYQEILQEGRQEGRQEGRQEGELALVLLLLERRVGALPDELKTRVSTLDLPQLEALAVALLNFSQVSDLMTWLEQ; encoded by the coding sequence ATGTTCTTCGACAACCTCTGCAAGCTACTGTCGGAAAAGTATCCTGATCGCTTCATAAACTGGCTTTTGGGCGAAACCCCTGCCTCGGTGACTGTCCTCAAAACTGAGTTGAGTATTAAACCAATCCGGGCTGATTCCATCACCCTGTTACAAACCGATCAGCGGATTGTGCATCTGGAATTTCAGACTCGCCTTGAATCCGATCCCCCACTTCCTCTTAGAATGTTGGATTACTGGGTCAGATTGCATCGTCTCTATCGCCTACCCGTGACCCAAATCGTAGTTCTTCTATTACCGCCATCCGACCTGAGCGAGATTGAAACAACGTTCACGCTTGAATCGACTCACCATGTGTATCAAGTCTTGAGACTGTGGGAGCAAGACCCCGAGATTTTTCTTAAGGATGCTGCCCTGTTGCCATTTGCTTCTCTGACAGCAGCTTCTGATCCAATCCAGTTGTTACAACGGGTTGCACAGACGGTGAGTGAGATAGAATCAGTCCAACAGCGTCAGGAAGTCTCTGGCTATGTTCAACTCCTGGCAGGGTTGAAGTTTGACAGGCAGTTGATTCGACAGGTCTTTGTGGAGGGAATCATGCGAGAGTCAGTGATTTACCAGGAAATTCTTCAAGAGGGCAGACAGGAAGGCAGACAGGAAGGCAGACAGGAAGGCGAGTTAGCGCTGGTGTTGCTACTGCTGGAACGGCGTGTGGGGGCGTTGCCGGATGAGTTGAAAACCCGCGTTTCCACTCTAGATCTACCCCAACTGGAAGCCCTGGCAGTCGCCTTACTCAACTTCTCTCAAGTTTCAGATCTGATGACCTGGTTAGAGCAGTAA
- a CDS encoding ChaN family lipoprotein, with protein MKLQWFVKLCAGCMLGMILFLALSGKDRSDFLKANQSDRPTVSVVNLRSRHPLSSQVVLQTLSQANVVYLGETHDRPEDHRAQLEIIQELHRLNPQLVIGMEMFQRPYQSALDRYLAGTLTEAELIEQSQYEKRWGFPWEFYAPILRFARKNRLSVVALNTPTEVTRKVARFGLESLEAGDRQFIPPISEIALKPEAYRQWLRAIYDAAHHGKTSSASFERFFQAQVLWDETMAEQIAQILEQQPQSLVVVLLGQGHVLYGHGVPSRVARRQPEVVQVSVVLNPSEELQRETATKPETEIADYFWYSR; from the coding sequence ATGAAACTGCAATGGTTTGTTAAGTTGTGTGCAGGCTGTATGCTGGGAATGATTCTGTTTCTGGCATTGTCTGGTAAGGACCGGTCTGATTTCCTGAAGGCAAATCAGTCAGACAGGCCCACTGTTTCAGTGGTCAATCTGCGATCGCGGCACCCCCTCAGTTCCCAGGTTGTTCTGCAAACACTCTCACAGGCGAATGTGGTTTACCTGGGCGAAACCCACGATCGTCCAGAAGACCACCGGGCACAACTGGAAATTATCCAGGAATTGCATCGCCTCAACCCCCAACTGGTGATTGGCATGGAGATGTTTCAACGCCCTTACCAGTCTGCATTAGATCGCTATTTAGCGGGCACCCTGACAGAAGCCGAGTTAATTGAGCAGAGCCAGTATGAGAAACGTTGGGGCTTTCCGTGGGAGTTCTATGCCCCAATTCTGCGGTTTGCTCGCAAAAATCGGCTATCTGTGGTTGCTCTGAATACTCCTACAGAAGTAACTCGTAAAGTTGCCCGTTTTGGGCTGGAAAGCCTGGAAGCAGGCGATCGCCAGTTTATTCCACCCATTTCTGAAATTGCCCTGAAACCCGAAGCCTACCGTCAATGGCTCCGCGCCATCTACGATGCAGCCCACCACGGAAAAACCAGTAGTGCCAGTTTTGAGCGGTTTTTCCAGGCACAGGTGTTGTGGGATGAAACAATGGCAGAACAGATTGCCCAAATTCTTGAACAGCAGCCTCAAAGCCTGGTTGTCGTTCTGTTAGGGCAGGGCCATGTCCTGTATGGGCATGGTGTTCCCAGCCGGGTTGCTCGCCGTCAGCCTGAGGTAGTCCAGGTTTCTGTGGTGCTGAACCCATCGGAAGAACTACAAAGAGAAACCGCAACTAAACCAGAAACAGAAATCGCCGATTACTTCTGGTACTCCCGTTGA
- the deoC gene encoding deoxyribose-phosphate aldolase, which produces MAEPHAEIDIAPFIDHALLAPTATPEQLEQWCADADHYGFAAVCIHPAYVKLAANLLHGRRPQVCAVIGFPYGATTSAVKLYEAQEAVENGATELDVVINLGWLKAGKADEVYREIAEIREETGQVVKTILEMALLTEAEKRLAAELCMDAGAAFLKTSTGLYGGATVADVRLLKEITKDRVGIKASGGIRTLEQAIDLIVAGATRLGTSRSVELMHQGRRQKNIEEGGNY; this is translated from the coding sequence ATGGCAGAACCCCATGCAGAAATTGATATTGCTCCTTTTATTGACCACGCGCTTCTCGCCCCAACCGCAACGCCGGAACAATTAGAGCAATGGTGTGCTGATGCAGACCACTATGGCTTCGCCGCTGTTTGTATTCACCCTGCTTACGTCAAGTTGGCTGCCAACCTGCTCCACGGCAGACGCCCACAAGTCTGTGCAGTCATCGGCTTTCCCTATGGCGCAACCACTTCCGCTGTAAAGCTTTACGAGGCACAGGAGGCTGTAGAAAACGGTGCGACAGAACTTGATGTCGTGATTAACCTGGGCTGGTTGAAAGCAGGCAAAGCGGATGAGGTTTATCGAGAAATTGCGGAAATTCGTGAAGAAACGGGACAAGTGGTCAAAACCATTTTGGAAATGGCGCTGCTCACCGAGGCTGAAAAACGTCTGGCAGCAGAACTCTGTATGGATGCTGGAGCCGCTTTTCTCAAAACCAGCACGGGCTTATATGGAGGGGCCACAGTTGCTGATGTCCGTCTTTTGAAGGAAATCACTAAAGATCGGGTAGGCATCAAAGCATCAGGGGGTATCCGCACGCTAGAGCAAGCCATTGATCTGATTGTTGCCGGAGCAACCCGTTTGGGCACTTCCCGCAGTGTTGAACTCATGCATCAGGGCAGGAGGCAGAAGAACATAGAGGAAGGGGGCAACTATTAG
- a CDS encoding homoserine dehydrogenase yields the protein MGFKIGLLGLGTVGTGTVKILLDPAQRHPLVRDLELYRVGVRSLDKPRAVSLPADLFTTDLESIVTDPAVDIVVEVMGGLEPARSLILKAIAHGKHVVTANKAAIARFGEEIFEAASEAGGYVLLEAAVGGGIPVVEPLKQSLCSNRIHTVTGIINGTTNYILTRMQQEGADFSEVLADAQRLGYAEADPTADVDGLDAADKIAILASLAFGGRINLSEVHCEGIRQVSAADIAYAEKLGFVIKLLAVAKRNPQLSANEPEQLQVRVHPTLVPKAHPLASVNDVYNAILVEGDPVGQVMFFGPGAGSGPTASAVVSDILNIAALLKVERGGVRQADGTPLLDPLLACSHQHYCAIAPIEDLTTRFYARFLTMDTPGVIGKLGTCFGEHRVSLESVVQTDVRGSQAEIVVVTHDVREGNFRQALNEIRSMDSVSCVASMLRVL from the coding sequence GTGGGGTTTAAGATTGGGCTGTTGGGGCTGGGAACGGTGGGGACGGGTACGGTTAAGATTTTGTTAGACCCGGCTCAGCGTCATCCGCTGGTAAGAGATCTGGAGCTTTACCGGGTGGGGGTGCGATCGCTGGACAAACCCCGCGCCGTTTCTCTGCCTGCTGACCTGTTCACAACCGACCTGGAGTCCATCGTCACTGATCCTGCTGTGGATATTGTGGTTGAGGTCATGGGCGGACTTGAACCAGCCCGATCGCTGATTCTGAAAGCCATTGCTCACGGTAAGCATGTAGTGACAGCAAACAAGGCGGCGATCGCCCGCTTTGGTGAGGAAATTTTTGAAGCGGCCTCGGAAGCTGGGGGCTACGTCTTGCTGGAAGCGGCTGTAGGCGGTGGCATTCCCGTTGTTGAACCGTTGAAACAGTCCCTTTGCTCCAACCGCATTCATACGGTGACTGGAATTATTAACGGAACTACCAACTATATCCTCACCCGCATGCAGCAAGAAGGCGCTGATTTTTCTGAGGTGCTTGCCGATGCCCAGCGTTTAGGATACGCCGAAGCCGACCCCACAGCCGATGTGGACGGTCTAGATGCCGCTGACAAAATTGCCATCCTGGCATCCCTGGCATTTGGAGGACGGATTAATTTATCAGAAGTCCACTGCGAAGGAATCCGTCAGGTGAGTGCGGCAGATATTGCCTATGCGGAGAAACTGGGATTTGTGATCAAGCTGCTGGCAGTCGCAAAGCGTAATCCTCAGTTGTCTGCCAATGAACCAGAGCAGTTGCAGGTGAGAGTTCACCCCACCCTGGTACCCAAAGCCCATCCCCTTGCCAGTGTGAATGATGTTTACAATGCCATTCTGGTTGAAGGTGATCCCGTTGGACAGGTCATGTTCTTTGGTCCCGGAGCGGGTTCAGGTCCAACAGCCAGTGCAGTCGTTTCGGATATTTTGAATATTGCCGCCCTCCTGAAAGTTGAACGTGGCGGAGTCAGACAGGCGGACGGAACACCATTGCTCGACCCATTACTGGCGTGTTCTCACCAGCACTACTGTGCCATTGCCCCCATAGAAGACCTGACAACCCGGTTCTATGCCCGTTTCCTGACGATGGATACCCCCGGTGTGATTGGCAAACTGGGGACCTGTTTTGGAGAGCACCGTGTGAGTCTGGAATCTGTTGTGCAAACCGATGTGCGTGGCAGCCAGGCAGAAATTGTAGTGGTTACCCATGATGTTCGTGAAGGGAACTTTCGCCAGGCCCTGAATGAAATCCGGTCAATGGACTCGGTGAGTTGTGTAGCCAGTATGCTGAGAGTTCTGTAA